The following are from one region of the Methanobacterium veterum genome:
- the dapB gene encoding 4-hydroxy-tetrahydrodipicolinate reductase yields MIGVAVTGASGRMGSKIIRTILEQDDMKVVAAIEAPNTPFEGKDVGEVISVGTLGVPVNGAEKLAEVLTEKKPDVLVDFTIANAAVGTIKTSAECGVNVVVGTTGFSDEQMEEMKNAIEKNNIKAVIAPNMAVGVNVFFKIIADLAKILKDDYDVEIIEAHHKHKADAPSGTAVKAYEVLAEALGRDTNECGVYGRQGMVGARTPEEIGIHAVRGGDIVGDHTVLFAGEGERIEIVHRAHSRQAFVSGVIKAVRYVVGASKKISDMGDVLGIK; encoded by the coding sequence ATGATTGGAGTGGCTGTAACAGGCGCAAGCGGAAGAATGGGTTCTAAAATAATTAGGACCATACTTGAACAGGATGATATGAAAGTTGTAGCAGCAATAGAAGCACCAAATACTCCTTTTGAGGGAAAGGATGTGGGTGAAGTAATCAGCGTGGGAACCCTAGGTGTTCCTGTAAACGGCGCTGAAAAACTTGCTGAAGTTCTAACTGAAAAGAAGCCAGATGTGCTTGTTGATTTTACTATAGCAAATGCAGCCGTAGGTACAATCAAAACTTCCGCAGAATGTGGCGTTAATGTAGTTGTAGGTACAACTGGATTTTCAGACGAGCAAATGGAAGAAATGAAAAATGCTATAGAAAAAAATAATATTAAGGCAGTTATCGCTCCAAATATGGCAGTGGGTGTGAATGTATTCTTTAAAATCATTGCAGACCTTGCTAAAATCTTAAAAGATGATTATGATGTGGAGATAATAGAAGCTCACCACAAGCATAAAGCTGATGCACCATCTGGAACTGCAGTTAAAGCATATGAAGTTCTGGCAGAGGCACTTGGAAGAGATACGAATGAATGCGGCGTCTACGGCAGGCAGGGAATGGTAGGTGCACGTACTCCTGAAGAGATCGGAATACATGCTGTCCGTGGTGGAGATATCGTTGGAGACCACACTGTACTTTTTGCAGGTGAAGGAGAAAGAATTGAAATTGTCCACAGAGCACACAGCAGGCAGGCATTTGTATCTGGAGTAATTAAAGCAGTAAGATATGTTGTTGGTGCTTCGAAGAAAATAAGTGATATGGGAGATGTTCTCGGTATAAAATAA